Genomic window (Alphaproteobacteria bacterium):
GATGATCACCTGCGCGACCGTGAAGAACCGTTTATCGCGGCGCTGGGCCTTGACCACGTGATTTACGGTTGGACGGAGGCTTATGCTGCCAGCGGCGTGAAGATTGATCCGATTGAATCCGTGGGCACAACCGAATATGCACGGCAAAATGGCGCTATCGCTACTACTGTTGAATGCGGTCAGCATTTGGATCCCAGCGCGGTTCCCGTTGCCATTCGTGCGATCGAAGGGGCGTTATTGAAATGCGGTATCGCAAACGTGAACGTGCCAGCCGATGAAGGCAAAATGCGCCGTACACGTATTAAAAAACTTTTTTACAAGCAACGCAGCGGCGTATTCGCGCAGCCCTGGAAACATCTTGACGAAATCGCGGTTGGCACGGTGGTCGCCAGTTTTGATGATGGCGAAAAGATCACCGCGCCATTTAGCGGGCGTATTGTATTACCCCACGCCGACTGCCCTGTAGGACAGGAATGGTTTTATCTCGGTATTGATGAAACTTAGTCTCTCAGCAATTCATTGATTGATGTCTTTGAGCGCGTTTTTTCATCCACGCGCTTTACAATCACTGCGCAGGAAAGATTGGGGCCTGGGCTACCATCCTTCATCGGCTTTCCTGGCAATGTGCCGGGAACAACAACGGAATAGCTTGGTACGCGGCCCATAAATACTTCGCCTGTTTCGCGGTCAATAATTTTGGTTGATGCGCCAATAAATACGCCCATCGACAACACCGCACCTTTTTCAACAATCACGCCTTCGGCAACTTCGCTGCGTGCACCAATAAAACAATCATCTTCAATGATAACCGGATTGGCTTGCAAAGGTTCTAACACACCGCCAATACCTACGCCGCCGGAAAGATGTACATTCCTGCCGATTTGCGCGCATGACCCAACGGTGGACCATGTGTCGACCATGGTGCCTTCGCCTACATACGCGCCAACATTCACAAAAGACGGCATCAATACTGCGCCAGGCGCGATAAATGCAGAATGGCGAACAACGCAATTGGGCACCGCACGGAAACCTGCCTTGGCAAAGGCGTCTTCGCTCCAATGCTGAAACTTACTGGGCACTTTATCATACCAAGATGCGCCTCCAGGCCCACCGGTGATGCGCACGCTCTCATGTACGCGGAAGGAAAGCAAAATCGCTTTCTTGATCCATTGATGGGTAATCCATTTACCGTCAACTTTTTCGCATACGCGGCGTGCTCCTTTATCAAGGTCGTTCATTACGTGAATAACGGCGTAGCGGAATTTGGTGTCTTCGCGCGGTTTAATGGTATCGCGCTTTTCCCATGCTTCTTCAATAAGACCTTGGACTTCTTCGGGTTTAATCGTGTTCATTTCTTATGTTCCGGTAATTTGTTCAAGAAAAAGAGTTAAATCATTTATGACGTGATGGCAATGCGGATAGTGTTCGCCAGCTTTGGGCTTGGTTCGCAGCCATTCGGCCTCATGTCGCATCCATACCGTTGTCATCCCAAGTTCGGCAGCTGCCTTTAAATTCACCTGCATATCATCAATCATGCAGCAATCGGTAGCTTTCAGATTATAGCGGCGCAGTAAAGTTTCATATGGGCCTGTTTCCGGCTTACATACAAAATCACCATCGGCGATGTCAAAAATACCTTCAAAATGGTCGCGCAGTTGTAAATGGTTCAAAATGCGATTGGCGTGGCGGTGATCTGCATTTGTGAAAATGATTTTGCGGCCCGGTAATTTTTCAAAGAGTGCAGAAATTTTAGGGCAGGGGCCAATATCGGTCAGCTCAACATCATGCACATATTCCATGAATTGATGTGGGTCGATGTTATGCTCGGTCATCATCCCGCGCATCGTCGTTCCGTATTTTTTGAAATACTGGAAGCGCAAGTCATGCGCTGCTTCCCTGTCAATCTTGAAATAGTCCATCAGGAACAACCCCATGCGCTCATGGATTTGCGGGAACAGGTTGCTATCCGGCGAATACAGCGTGTTGTCCAGATCGAAAATCCAGCAGGAAATATCGCGTAATTCTGTTGGCATGATGATCTGACCCAAATCTAACTAATCAGGGTTCCATTACCTTTTGGCGTTAGTAATTCCAGCAATACGCTATGCGGGTCTTTGCCATTTAGAATAACCGCGCCTTTAACGCCGCTGCGCACTGCACTGATACAGGTTTGCAGCTTCGGGATCATGCCTCCTTTGGCAACGCCGTCCGTAATCGCTTTTTCGGTTTGCGAAACAGTCATTTCAGAAACAAGTTGGCCGTTTTTATCAAGGAAGCCTGCAACATCAGTTAGCAACATGAAACGCACCGCTTGCAATGCAGATGCAATCGCGCCGGCTAGGGTATCGGCATTAATATTTAATGTCTGGCCGTTTTCATCAACGCCCACGGGCGCGATAACTGGAATGCCATCTTCTTCCAGAATCTTTTTAAGGATATGCGTGTTGATTTTAATCGGTTCTCCAACAAACCCCAAATCCACGCCGTCTGGCGTAATTTT
Coding sequences:
- a CDS encoding succinylglutamate desuccinylase/aspartoacylase family protein, coding for MLNPVTFTSTKSGTRLLVLGAVHGNEVCGPAAIEQVLARFNSGEIKIEAGRVTFVPVCNPRAYAENKRFIDRNLNRAMSKRAEPRMYEEFLMNELTPLLEDCDVLLDIHSYRAGGPAFAFRGDDHLRDREEPFIAALGLDHVIYGWTEAYAASGVKIDPIESVGTTEYARQNGAIATTVECGQHLDPSAVPVAIRAIEGALLKCGIANVNVPADEGKMRRTRIKKLFYKQRSGVFAQPWKHLDEIAVGTVVASFDDGEKITAPFSGRIVLPHADCPVGQEWFYLGIDET
- the dapD gene encoding 2,3,4,5-tetrahydropyridine-2,6-dicarboxylate N-succinyltransferase, producing MNTIKPEEVQGLIEEAWEKRDTIKPREDTKFRYAVIHVMNDLDKGARRVCEKVDGKWITHQWIKKAILLSFRVHESVRITGGPGGASWYDKVPSKFQHWSEDAFAKAGFRAVPNCVVRHSAFIAPGAVLMPSFVNVGAYVGEGTMVDTWSTVGSCAQIGRNVHLSGGVGIGGVLEPLQANPVIIEDDCFIGARSEVAEGVIVEKGAVLSMGVFIGASTKIIDRETGEVFMGRVPSYSVVVPGTLPGKPMKDGSPGPNLSCAVIVKRVDEKTRSKTSINELLRD
- a CDS encoding pyrimidine 5'-nucleotidase; translated protein: MPTELRDISCWIFDLDNTLYSPDSNLFPQIHERMGLFLMDYFKIDREAAHDLRFQYFKKYGTTMRGMMTEHNIDPHQFMEYVHDVELTDIGPCPKISALFEKLPGRKIIFTNADHRHANRILNHLQLRDHFEGIFDIADGDFVCKPETGPYETLLRRYNLKATDCCMIDDMQVNLKAAAELGMTTVWMRHEAEWLRTKPKAGEHYPHCHHVINDLTLFLEQITGT
- the argB gene encoding acetylglutamate kinase, which translates into the protein MINTENPSKEEWGSIARILAEALPFLQQYRGQCFVIKYGGHAMDDNATALRFARDIVLLKQVGIHPVIVHGGGPQIDAFLKKLNIQSTFKNGLRVTDAATMEVVEMVLAGKVNKELVQSISNAGGVAIGLTGKDGNLVRARKITPDGVDLGFVGEPIKINTHILKKILEEDGIPVIAPVGVDENGQTLNINADTLAGAIASALQAVRFMLLTDVAGFLDKNGQLVSEMTVSQTEKAITDGVAKGGMIPKLQTCISAVRSGVKGAVILNGKDPHSVLLELLTPKGNGTLIS